A window of the Nisaea acidiphila genome harbors these coding sequences:
- a CDS encoding VOC family protein gives MPLVGQMLSFIYTQDLAAASAFLSETLGFRLALNQNDNCHIYEVAPNAFLGVCTNRPPAEDPAVTISFVSPDVDGFYEEMKAKGVAFDAPPAFSEKFNVYSAFFRGIGNYRFEIQEFRDAAWPAPLK, from the coding sequence ATGCCGCTCGTCGGGCAAATGCTGTCCTTCATCTATACGCAGGATCTCGCAGCCGCGTCCGCGTTCCTGAGCGAGACGCTCGGCTTCAGGCTGGCTCTGAACCAGAACGACAATTGCCACATCTACGAGGTCGCACCGAATGCCTTCCTCGGGGTCTGCACCAACCGCCCGCCGGCGGAAGACCCGGCGGTAACGATCTCCTTCGTATCGCCGGATGTGGACGGCTTCTACGAAGAGATGAAGGCCAAGGGTGTCGCCTTCGACGCACCTCCCGCTTTCAGCGAGAAATTCAACGTCTATTCCGCTTTCTTCCGCGGCATCGGGAATTACCGCTTCGAAATCCAGGAGTTCCGGGACGCTGCCTGGCCGGCACCGCTGAAGTAG
- a CDS encoding DUF2796 domain-containing protein encodes MIRKAAAALFLFGTVSVPAVHASETRSAHAHEHGHGTLNIAFEDNRVLMELEIPGADIVGFEHEPKSDSDKAAVEAAEEKLKNGVALFRFDGTACRFEEAHLEDHHEEHAKNESHDHEEGEHSEFHVAYELSCDDTARISGMAFPFFAAFPNSEELEVTIIGTSGQFHYEVERDEPNISLKK; translated from the coding sequence ATGATCCGTAAAGCCGCCGCCGCCCTATTTCTCTTCGGGACCGTCTCAGTCCCCGCCGTGCATGCGAGCGAAACCCGCTCGGCGCACGCCCATGAACATGGTCATGGGACCCTCAATATCGCTTTCGAGGACAACCGGGTCCTAATGGAGCTCGAAATTCCCGGTGCCGATATCGTCGGCTTTGAGCACGAGCCGAAATCCGACAGCGATAAAGCCGCTGTCGAGGCCGCGGAAGAGAAGCTCAAGAACGGCGTTGCGCTGTTCCGATTCGACGGAACCGCCTGCCGTTTCGAGGAGGCGCACCTCGAGGACCATCACGAAGAGCATGCAAAAAATGAGTCGCACGACCATGAGGAAGGCGAACATTCCGAGTTCCACGTCGCCTACGAGCTTTCCTGCGACGACACCGCCCGGATCTCCGGCATGGCCTTTCCGTTCTTCGCGGCCTTCCCGAACAGCGAAGAACTCGAAGTGACAATCATCGGCACGAGCGGCCAATTCCACTACGAAGTGGAACGGGATGAGCCTAACATCTCCCTGAAGAAGTGA
- a CDS encoding cupin domain-containing protein gives MTEKHDFLHHVGDEHPFVARGLRSYFEYRDLGIEAASKGDVVSHVIKARDGHNATGAWHVHDCKFQMFYVLKGWAKFEYEGQGVHTMKAGDCVLQPPMIKHREIEHSEDLELIEVVSPADFKTFEVDAPED, from the coding sequence ATGACGGAAAAACACGACTTTCTGCATCACGTCGGTGACGAGCATCCTTTCGTCGCTCGTGGTCTCAGGAGCTACTTCGAATATCGGGATCTCGGCATTGAGGCGGCGTCCAAGGGCGATGTGGTCTCGCATGTGATCAAGGCGCGTGACGGACACAACGCGACCGGCGCCTGGCATGTGCATGACTGCAAGTTCCAGATGTTCTACGTGCTGAAAGGTTGGGCGAAATTCGAGTATGAGGGCCAGGGCGTCCATACGATGAAGGCGGGCGATTGCGTTTTGCAGCCGCCGATGATCAAACACCGCGAGATCGAACATTCGGAAGACCTGGAGCTGATCGAGGTTGTGTCGCCGGCCGATTTCAAGACCTTTGAGGTCGACGCGCCGGAGGATTGA
- a CDS encoding ABC transporter permease, whose product MTLLRIAGRSLANRRTTATLTVLALAISIALFLSVERTRTSARVSFANTIAGTDLIVGARSGSVQLMLYSVFRIGNATNNITWESYRDIAARPEVAWTVPLSLGDSHRGFRVLGTTEAYFEHYRFRGGRKLEMLAGAPFSDLFDTTLGADVAKELGYKVGDPIVVAHGLGAIGFSKHEDMPFRVSGILKKTGTPVDRTVHVSLAAIEAIHVDWQSGARVPGQSTSAEAVRKMDLTPKAITAVLVGVTSKLKTFKLQRFINEYREEPLLAVLPGVALQELWSLIGVAETALAAISAMVVLTALVGMIAAILSSLAERRREMAILRAVGAGPGTIAYLMILEAALLSLAGAAAGSLLFMAGLAIAGPLADTAFGLYLPLSLPNAREIAILGLIVLAGILSGLFPAFRAYRMSLADGMTIRQ is encoded by the coding sequence GTGACCCTACTCCGCATCGCCGGCCGCTCGCTCGCCAACCGCAGAACCACGGCAACCCTCACGGTCCTCGCGCTGGCGATTAGCATCGCCCTCTTTCTCAGCGTCGAGCGCACCCGGACCAGCGCCCGCGTGAGCTTCGCAAATACCATCGCCGGCACCGATCTGATCGTCGGCGCACGGAGTGGCTCCGTGCAGCTCATGCTCTATTCCGTCTTCCGGATCGGCAACGCGACCAACAACATCACCTGGGAAAGCTACCGGGACATTGCGGCCCGCCCGGAAGTCGCCTGGACCGTCCCCCTCTCCCTCGGCGACAGCCATCGTGGTTTTCGCGTCCTCGGCACGACCGAGGCCTATTTCGAGCATTACCGCTTCCGCGGCGGCAGAAAGCTGGAGATGCTGGCGGGCGCACCGTTCTCGGACCTGTTCGACACGACGCTCGGCGCCGACGTCGCGAAGGAACTTGGCTACAAGGTCGGTGATCCGATCGTGGTCGCGCACGGTCTGGGCGCCATCGGCTTCAGCAAGCATGAGGACATGCCGTTCCGCGTCTCCGGCATCCTTAAGAAAACCGGGACGCCGGTCGACCGCACGGTGCATGTGAGCCTTGCCGCCATAGAGGCCATCCATGTCGACTGGCAAAGCGGGGCGCGCGTGCCGGGCCAATCGACAAGCGCCGAAGCCGTCAGGAAAATGGACCTGACGCCGAAGGCGATCACCGCCGTTCTGGTCGGCGTCACCTCAAAGCTGAAGACCTTCAAACTGCAGCGTTTCATCAACGAGTATCGGGAAGAACCGTTGCTCGCAGTCCTGCCGGGTGTGGCGCTCCAGGAACTCTGGTCGCTCATCGGTGTCGCGGAAACCGCACTCGCCGCCATTTCTGCGATGGTGGTCCTCACGGCTCTGGTCGGCATGATAGCTGCCATCCTCTCGAGTCTGGCGGAGCGCCGCCGGGAAATGGCCATCCTGCGCGCCGTCGGCGCGGGCCCCGGTACCATCGCCTACCTGATGATCCTCGAGGCCGCCCTGCTCTCGCTCGCGGGTGCCGCCGCCGGGTCCCTTCTATTCATGGCGGGTCTGGCGATCGCCGGTCCCCTTGCGGATACCGCCTTCGGTCTCTATCTGCCTCTCAGTCTGCCGAATGCGCGCGAAATTGCGATCTTGGGCCTCATTGTCCTGGCGGGTATTCTCTCAGGGCTGTTTCCCGCATTTCGGGCCTACAGGATGTCGCTAGCGGACGGTATGACCATCCGGCAATAG
- a CDS encoding DUF3299 domain-containing protein, whose product MTESFFRTRRTVIALAGAAFAAPFFVPSPARAAEGPREILWEDLIPNPDERLKATMNRLGVVEHGAIPEQTTDGGYGTDLNNELIGENVRIAGYIIPLDYNGVGVNELILVPYVGACIHVPPPPPNQLILVRTEEPYDPRDMFDPVYVEGTLGILNETNDLAAVGYSLQADSIEPYG is encoded by the coding sequence GTGACAGAGTCGTTTTTCCGAACCCGCAGAACCGTTATCGCCCTGGCCGGCGCCGCGTTCGCCGCCCCGTTCTTCGTTCCCTCCCCGGCCAGAGCGGCAGAAGGTCCCCGCGAGATCCTCTGGGAGGACCTGATTCCCAATCCTGACGAGCGTCTTAAAGCCACTATGAATCGCCTCGGCGTGGTCGAGCATGGCGCGATCCCGGAACAGACCACGGACGGCGGATACGGCACGGATCTGAACAATGAGCTGATTGGCGAGAATGTGCGTATCGCCGGTTATATCATCCCGCTCGACTACAATGGTGTTGGCGTCAACGAGCTGATCCTCGTGCCGTATGTCGGCGCCTGCATTCATGTGCCCCCGCCACCGCCGAACCAGCTCATTCTCGTGCGCACCGAGGAACCCTACGATCCGCGCGACATGTTCGACCCGGTCTATGTCGAGGGCACCCTCGGGATCCTGAACGAGACTAACGATCTCGCCGCAGTTGGCTATTCGCTGCAAGCGGACTCAATCGAGCCCTATGGTTAG
- a CDS encoding YcgN family cysteine cluster protein produces the protein MSLDCDMGQTPYWKTTPLEEMTSEQWETLCDGCGKCCLVKLIDDVTDDLHYTDVACSLLDCQSCRCKDYPNRKAKVPDCVILTPKLLEDLIWMPSTCAYRLVKEGRDLPFWHHLICGDREMVHEAGISVRGRAVSETLVPDEKLPDHIVEWAE, from the coding sequence ATGAGTCTCGACTGCGACATGGGGCAGACGCCTTACTGGAAAACCACACCGCTGGAGGAGATGACCTCCGAGCAGTGGGAGACTCTCTGCGACGGTTGCGGCAAATGCTGTCTCGTGAAACTGATCGACGACGTCACCGACGACCTGCACTACACGGACGTCGCCTGCAGCCTGCTCGACTGCCAATCCTGCCGATGCAAGGACTATCCGAACCGGAAAGCCAAGGTGCCGGACTGCGTGATCCTGACGCCAAAGCTTCTGGAAGACCTGATCTGGATGCCGTCGACCTGTGCCTACCGCCTCGTCAAGGAAGGCCGGGATCTGCCGTTCTGGCACCACCTGATCTGCGGCGACCGGGAAATGGTGCACGAGGCCGGTATTTCCGTACGTGGCCGTGCCGTGTCGGAAACCCTGGTGCCCGACGAAAAACTCCCGGACCATATCGTGGAGTGGGCCGAATAA
- a CDS encoding amidase, translating into MSRDIAMMSATDLIRSFAAGTLSPVEATEAALAAIDAHNGKLNAFVHVDAEGALAAAKASEQRWRDGRPTGLIDGVPTTIKDLADVKALPTRRGSKTTDPEYRAPEDAPFVARLRDHGAVFLGKTTTPEIGWKGVTDSPLTGVTRNPWNPEKTPGGSSGGAAVSAATGMGALHQGTDGGGSIRIPAAYTGIYGIKPTFGRVPQYPASAMGTVSHVGPMTRTVADAALMLTVMSGPHISDWYTAPDDGRDFRQISGKSVRGMRIAYCPDLGFAQVDPDIAELVAAAVRRFAELGAYIEEVDLELSGSAETFRIHWFTGAANAYRALGPDQRELLDPGLAEVCLEGLEITLPDYQDAIREREKLGFEINRLLDRYDLLLTPAMPTAAFDAGLEVPPGSGMRRWTEWTPFSYPFNLTQHPAASVPCGFTRDGMPAGLQIVAAKYREDKVFSGSAAYETICPFKMPT; encoded by the coding sequence ATGAGCCGTGACATCGCAATGATGAGCGCGACCGATCTGATCCGGTCCTTCGCCGCCGGTACACTGTCACCCGTGGAGGCCACCGAGGCCGCACTCGCTGCCATCGACGCGCACAACGGAAAGCTCAATGCCTTCGTCCATGTGGATGCGGAAGGCGCACTGGCAGCGGCGAAGGCTTCGGAGCAGCGCTGGCGCGACGGCCGGCCGACGGGACTGATCGATGGAGTGCCGACTACAATCAAGGATCTCGCTGACGTAAAGGCGCTGCCGACCCGGCGGGGATCGAAAACGACCGATCCGGAATATCGGGCCCCGGAAGACGCGCCTTTCGTCGCGCGGCTTCGCGATCACGGAGCCGTCTTCCTCGGCAAGACCACCACGCCGGAGATCGGCTGGAAGGGCGTCACGGACAGCCCCCTCACCGGCGTCACCCGCAATCCCTGGAACCCGGAGAAGACACCCGGCGGCTCCTCCGGCGGTGCGGCCGTAAGTGCTGCCACGGGAATGGGCGCGTTGCACCAAGGTACGGATGGCGGCGGCTCCATCCGTATCCCCGCTGCCTATACCGGCATTTATGGCATCAAGCCGACCTTCGGCAGGGTGCCGCAATATCCGGCGAGCGCCATGGGCACCGTCTCCCATGTCGGCCCTATGACCCGGACCGTCGCCGACGCGGCACTGATGCTAACGGTGATGAGCGGTCCTCATATATCCGATTGGTACACTGCGCCGGACGACGGACGCGACTTCCGGCAGATTTCGGGCAAGTCTGTCCGCGGTATGCGGATCGCCTACTGCCCCGATCTCGGATTTGCACAGGTCGATCCGGATATCGCAGAGCTTGTCGCGGCGGCAGTACGCCGTTTCGCAGAACTCGGCGCATATATTGAGGAGGTCGACCTAGAGCTCTCCGGCTCCGCGGAGACTTTCAGGATCCACTGGTTTACCGGCGCGGCCAATGCCTATCGCGCCCTCGGCCCGGACCAGCGGGAGCTTCTCGATCCGGGCCTTGCCGAGGTATGCCTCGAAGGCTTGGAAATCACGTTGCCTGACTACCAGGACGCCATTCGGGAGCGCGAGAAGCTCGGTTTCGAGATCAACCGACTGCTCGACCGCTACGACCTGCTGCTAACGCCGGCAATGCCGACTGCAGCTTTCGATGCCGGGCTCGAGGTTCCACCCGGCTCCGGCATGCGGCGCTGGACGGAATGGACACCGTTCTCCTATCCATTCAACCTGACGCAGCATCCAGCGGCATCCGTGCCATGCGGCTTTACCCGCGACGGCATGCCCGCGGGCCTGCAGATCGTGGCGGCAAAATATCGCGAGGATAAAGTTTTCTCCGGAAGCGCTGCCTACGAAACGATCTGCCCGTTCAAAATGCCAACGTAG
- a CDS encoding alpha/beta fold hydrolase has translation MSARIEPITGRYIHLEIEGRPYRIYFEEAGAGIPLLCLHTAGAHSSQYRHLMCDEAVTDRFRVVAFDLPWHGKSNPPEGWQDEEYKLTSAFYVAAVEAFSEAMDLDRPVVMGCSMGGRVVVRLALEKGAALRGVIGLEGSDHPSPWYDNSWLESPEFLRGDFCAALVSGLVAPQSPDEFRWETLWHYYQGGPEVFKGDMHFYRTDSDYAHESGTIDTGTCPVYLMTGEYDYSCTPEDTIETAKRIPGAKAIIMKEMGHFPMSENPTAFREQLLPVLDRIAGGA, from the coding sequence ATGAGCGCCCGGATCGAGCCAATTACCGGCCGCTACATCCACCTCGAGATCGAGGGCCGGCCCTACAGGATCTATTTCGAGGAAGCCGGCGCCGGCATCCCGCTGCTTTGCCTGCATACCGCCGGAGCCCATTCGAGCCAGTACCGGCACCTGATGTGCGACGAAGCCGTGACCGACCGTTTCCGGGTTGTCGCCTTCGACCTGCCGTGGCACGGCAAGTCCAATCCGCCGGAAGGCTGGCAGGACGAGGAATACAAGTTGACGAGCGCGTTCTACGTCGCTGCCGTCGAGGCCTTTTCGGAGGCGATGGACCTCGACCGGCCCGTGGTCATGGGCTGCTCCATGGGTGGCCGCGTGGTCGTCCGCCTCGCGCTGGAAAAAGGCGCGGCGCTGCGCGGCGTGATCGGTCTCGAGGGATCCGACCACCCCTCGCCCTGGTATGACAATTCCTGGCTGGAGAGTCCGGAATTCCTGCGCGGCGATTTCTGCGCCGCCCTCGTCTCCGGCCTCGTCGCGCCGCAGAGTCCGGACGAATTTCGCTGGGAGACGCTCTGGCACTATTACCAGGGCGGTCCGGAGGTCTTCAAAGGCGACATGCATTTCTACCGGACCGACAGCGACTATGCCCACGAGAGCGGGACCATCGATACCGGCACCTGCCCGGTCTATCTCATGACCGGCGAGTACGATTACTCCTGCACGCCGGAGGATACGATCGAGACGGCTAAGCGCATCCCAGGCGCGAAAGCTATCATCATGAAAGAGATGGGACATTTCCCGATGTCCGAGAACCCCACAGCCTTCCGCGAACAGCTTCTGCCGGTCCTCGACCGGATTGCCGGCGGCGCCTGA
- a CDS encoding PilZ domain-containing protein, protein MKSTPSLRPEQSKPLSEGLADLQTSVERVLGTITDDAMAAEVAGILHEISTLRLNVDLPGEGDRRKDLREPRCDISIFKIDGQNVDCAIQDLSIGGAHIVADLPVAPNTEIALNIPEAGAVTARVVRQTDTGVHVQFEALTDPQIIAITESLQAHYTK, encoded by the coding sequence GTGAAATCAACTCCCAGCCTGCGACCGGAACAGTCAAAACCCCTGTCGGAAGGTCTTGCCGATCTCCAGACGAGTGTCGAACGCGTGCTCGGCACGATTACCGATGATGCGATGGCCGCGGAAGTCGCCGGGATCCTGCACGAGATTTCCACACTCCGTCTAAATGTCGACTTGCCCGGAGAAGGAGACCGCCGGAAGGATCTGCGAGAACCGAGATGCGACATCTCGATTTTCAAGATCGACGGTCAGAATGTTGATTGTGCCATCCAGGATCTCTCGATCGGCGGCGCCCATATCGTCGCCGACCTTCCAGTGGCGCCGAACACCGAAATCGCGCTGAACATCCCGGAGGCCGGTGCCGTCACCGCGCGCGTTGTCCGGCAAACGGATACCGGTGTCCATGTCCAGTTCGAAGCACTAACCGATCCGCAAATCATCGCAATTACCGAGAGCTTGCAGGCCCACTACACCAAATAG
- a CDS encoding ABC transporter ATP-binding protein — MSETKRPAETPAISLSNIAFTWTETGYRIAVDRFDVRRAERVLLLGRSGGGKSTLLGLICGISTPSAGRVEILGTDLATLSAGRRDRFRAEHIGVIFQMFNLLPYASARENVRLGLAFAPGRTARTADPESAIEDLLTRLALPDGDLRRRSASRLSTGQQQRVAAARALIGAPELIVADEPTSALDTDSQERFLELLFAQLDRQGSSLLMVSHDDRLAPRFDRVVRTEEILRSEPGS; from the coding sequence GTGAGCGAAACCAAAAGACCGGCCGAAACGCCCGCGATTTCGCTCTCGAATATCGCGTTCACCTGGACTGAAACCGGCTACCGGATTGCAGTCGACAGGTTTGACGTCCGCCGGGCCGAGCGGGTACTCCTGCTCGGCCGCTCTGGCGGGGGAAAATCAACCCTGCTCGGCCTCATCTGCGGGATTTCGACTCCGTCGGCCGGGCGGGTGGAAATTCTCGGCACCGACCTCGCCACCCTATCCGCCGGCCGCCGCGACCGGTTCCGGGCAGAGCATATCGGCGTGATCTTTCAGATGTTCAATCTGCTGCCTTATGCCTCGGCGCGTGAGAATGTCCGTCTCGGTCTTGCCTTCGCGCCCGGGCGGACGGCCCGCACGGCAGATCCGGAATCAGCGATCGAGGATTTGCTGACCCGGCTCGCGCTCCCTGACGGCGACCTGCGCCGACGGTCGGCCTCCCGGCTCAGCACCGGGCAGCAGCAACGCGTCGCCGCGGCCCGCGCCCTGATCGGCGCGCCGGAACTCATCGTCGCGGACGAGCCGACCTCGGCGCTCGATACAGACAGCCAGGAACGGTTTCTGGAGCTGCTGTTCGCCCAGCTCGACCGGCAGGGCTCCAGCCTGCTGATGGTGAGCCACGACGACCGTCTCGCGCCGCGCTTCGACCGGGTCGTCCGGACCGAGGAGATCCTGAGATCGGAGCCCGGTTCGTGA
- a CDS encoding SDR family NAD(P)-dependent oxidoreductase: MKDGEFTDRAAIVTGGAKGIGLAVAKRILENGGKVALWDVDDEGLAARVSELGSPPGLVATTVDVSSEASVSVAHANTVGAIGPIDLLVNSAGIIGPTVPTVSYALPDWKKVIDIDLTGVFLCSKTIAPGMAERGFGRIVNIASIAGKEGTANAPAYSAAKAGVIAFTKAMSKEMLNTGVLINCIAPGPIETEMVANADPKHVEIMILKCPMARLGTAEEVAAMTCWLLSEECSFNSGACFDLSGGRAVY, translated from the coding sequence TTGAAGGATGGAGAATTCACCGACCGCGCGGCGATCGTCACGGGCGGCGCGAAGGGCATAGGCCTCGCCGTGGCCAAACGTATTCTGGAAAACGGCGGCAAGGTCGCGCTCTGGGACGTCGATGACGAGGGGCTCGCGGCCCGGGTATCGGAACTCGGGAGCCCGCCGGGGCTGGTCGCGACTACCGTTGATGTCAGTTCCGAGGCGAGCGTCTCCGTCGCCCATGCCAATACCGTCGGTGCCATCGGCCCCATCGATCTCCTGGTGAACAGCGCCGGAATCATCGGACCGACCGTGCCGACGGTTTCCTACGCGCTACCCGACTGGAAAAAGGTCATCGACATCGATCTGACCGGCGTTTTCCTCTGCTCCAAGACCATTGCCCCCGGCATGGCGGAACGCGGTTTCGGGCGGATCGTGAACATCGCCTCGATCGCGGGTAAGGAAGGTACGGCGAACGCTCCAGCATATAGCGCCGCAAAAGCAGGCGTCATCGCCTTCACGAAGGCGATGAGCAAGGAAATGCTGAATACCGGCGTCCTGATCAACTGCATCGCGCCGGGTCCGATCGAGACCGAGATGGTCGCGAATGCGGACCCGAAACATGTTGAAATAATGATCTTGAAATGCCCGATGGCGCGTCTCGGCACCGCTGAAGAGGTTGCGGCGATGACATGCTGGCTGCTGTCGGAAGAATGCAGCTTCAACTCGGGCGCCTGCTTCGATCTCTCCGGCGGCCGCGCGGTCTACTGA
- a CDS encoding N-acyl-D-amino-acid deacylase family protein, translating to MTSAAYDIVLEGGDVIDGTGAPRKRADVGIRDEAIAAVGDLIGAEAGKRIDVSNRIVAPGFIDVHTHDDRMLLSQPDFDAKVSQGVTTVVVGNCGISLAPLVLDVAPPPPLDLIGDPDWYKFRTFDSFLSAVEQAPASVNAAFLVGHSTLRVGTMDRLDRGATGQEIKQMRGLLEEALDSGAVGFSTGLFYAPSHKAPTEEVIELSRSLKAFGARYVTHMRNESDDIMDSLDETFTIGREAGCPVIVSHHKVQGKENFGRSCETLACFEKHMHHQDIGLDIYPYCASSTVLKPDSIALSERVKITWSNARPDLAGRDLADIAKELGCDIYEAAEQLQPAGAIYFSMSEEDVQRILKFEHAMIGSDGLPHDEFPHPRLWGTFPRVLGHYCRDLELFPLEEAVRRMTGLSAQKFGLKDRGTVAEGNFADLCVFDEKTVIDRADFDRPTAPAAGIESVFVNGRMVWGSGAHTGARPGRALRRGTGLQAA from the coding sequence ATGACTTCAGCGGCATACGATATCGTTCTCGAAGGCGGCGATGTCATCGACGGTACCGGTGCCCCGCGTAAGCGTGCGGATGTCGGGATCCGGGACGAGGCGATTGCCGCGGTCGGCGACCTCATCGGTGCCGAGGCCGGCAAGCGCATCGACGTCAGCAACCGGATTGTCGCTCCGGGATTCATCGACGTTCATACCCATGACGACAGGATGCTGCTGTCGCAGCCCGACTTCGATGCCAAGGTCAGCCAGGGCGTGACGACGGTGGTGGTCGGCAATTGCGGTATCAGCCTCGCGCCGCTGGTGCTCGACGTGGCGCCTCCGCCGCCGCTGGACCTTATCGGCGATCCGGACTGGTACAAGTTCCGCACCTTCGACTCCTTTCTCTCCGCCGTGGAGCAGGCGCCGGCCTCGGTAAACGCAGCCTTTCTGGTCGGCCATTCGACACTTCGTGTCGGGACGATGGACAGGCTCGACAGGGGCGCCACGGGTCAAGAAATCAAGCAAATGCGCGGTCTTCTGGAGGAAGCGCTGGATTCCGGCGCCGTGGGATTCTCGACAGGTCTCTTCTACGCGCCGTCCCACAAGGCGCCGACCGAAGAGGTGATAGAGCTGTCGCGCAGTCTGAAGGCCTTCGGTGCCCGCTATGTCACGCATATGCGGAACGAGTCGGACGATATCATGGATTCGCTCGACGAGACCTTTACCATTGGCCGGGAAGCCGGATGCCCGGTGATCGTCTCGCACCACAAAGTGCAGGGAAAAGAGAATTTCGGGCGGAGCTGCGAGACGCTCGCCTGTTTCGAGAAACACATGCACCATCAGGATATCGGTCTCGATATCTATCCTTATTGTGCCTCCTCGACCGTCCTCAAACCGGATTCCATAGCGCTCTCGGAGCGGGTCAAGATCACCTGGTCCAACGCGCGGCCGGATCTTGCCGGACGGGACCTCGCGGACATCGCCAAGGAACTTGGCTGCGATATCTATGAGGCGGCCGAACAGTTGCAGCCGGCGGGCGCGATCTATTTCTCCATGAGCGAGGAGGACGTGCAGCGGATCCTCAAGTTCGAACACGCGATGATCGGTTCCGATGGCCTGCCGCATGACGAGTTTCCTCATCCGCGGCTCTGGGGCACCTTCCCGCGCGTGCTCGGGCATTATTGCCGAGATCTGGAGCTGTTCCCTCTGGAGGAGGCGGTGCGCCGCATGACGGGGCTTTCGGCACAGAAATTTGGCCTTAAGGACCGTGGCACTGTCGCCGAGGGTAATTTCGCGGATCTCTGCGTATTCGACGAGAAGACGGTGATCGACCGCGCCGATTTCGACCGGCCGACCGCTCCGGCGGCAGGGATCGAGAGCGTTTTCGTCAATGGCCGGATGGTCTGGGGCAGCGGTGCGCACACGGGTGCCCGGCCGGGACGGGCATTGCGCCGGGGGACAGGGCTGCAAGCAGCCTGA